In Pseudonocardia sp. DSM 110487, the sequence TCGACCGACACGGAACTGAACCCGGCCGACGGGCCGTCGGCCGAGAACCAGCGCGTTGCGACGGCGCTCGGCCGCTTCCAGACCGCGGACGACGTCGCCGCCACCGTCGCGCACCTCGCCGGACCGGGCGGGCGCACGATCACCGGCACCGCGCTCCTCGTCGACTCGGGGGCGAACGCGTGACGACATAGGCTGCGCCCATGGCGGTGCACCTGACCAGGATCTACACGCGGACCGGCGACGACGGCACCACGGCTCTCGGCGACTTCAGCCGCGTCCGCAAGACCGATCCGCGGCTCGCGGCGTACGCCGACACCGACGAGTGCAACGCGGCACTCGGGGTCGCCGTCACCGTCGGCGGGCTGGCCCCGGAGTTGCTCGGCCCGCTCCGGCAGGTGCAGAACGACCTCTTCGACGTCGGCGCCGACCTGTGCGCGCCGATCGTCGAGAATCCGCAGTACCCACCACTGCGGATCACCGAGCGCTACATCACCCGGCTCGAGGGCTGGTGCGACGAGTTCAACGAGGGCCTGCCCAAGCTCGACTCGTTCATCCTGCCCGGCGGCACGCCGGGCGCGGCGTACCTGCACGTGGCCCGCACCGTGGCGCGCCGGGCGGAACGCTCAGTGTGGGCACTGCTGGAGGTTGACGCCGAGCGCACCAACCCG encodes:
- a CDS encoding cob(I)yrinic acid a,c-diamide adenosyltransferase encodes the protein MAVHLTRIYTRTGDDGTTALGDFSRVRKTDPRLAAYADTDECNAALGVAVTVGGLAPELLGPLRQVQNDLFDVGADLCAPIVENPQYPPLRITERYITRLEGWCDEFNEGLPKLDSFILPGGTPGAAYLHVARTVARRAERSVWALLEVDAERTNPLTAKYLNRLSDLLFILGRVANPDGDVLWQPGGPRRS